In one Silene latifolia isolate original U9 population chromosome 10, ASM4854445v1, whole genome shotgun sequence genomic region, the following are encoded:
- the LOC141607304 gene encoding uncharacterized protein LOC141607304, producing the protein MPENIDNSEVSPYGFFDDPLFLSTNDQPNLKLIDYKFNGSNFLNWKRDTYVALISKNKEGFIDGSVKKPDNSDKKFHQWMRCDILVRHWMRNSMDDDIKENMSYANSSKELWDELIERYGDVNAIEIYQLRKDLNAISRGNTPLG; encoded by the coding sequence ATGCCTGAGAATATTGATAATTCTGAAGTTTCTCCTTATGGTTTCTTTGATGACCCTTTGTTCCTCTCTACCAATGATCAACCTAACTTGAAACTGATAGATTACAAGTTTAATGGTAGTAATTTTCTGAATTGGAAGAGGGATACATATGTGGCTTTGATTTCCAAAAACAAAGAAGGTTTCATAGATGGGTCTGTTAAAAAGCCTGACAATTCTGATAAAAAGTTCCATCAATGGATGCGTTGTGATATTCTTGTTAGACATTGGATGCGTAATTCTATGGATGATGACATCAAAGAAAATATGTCTTATGCTAATTCATCCAAAGAACTATGGGATGAGTTGATTGAAAGATATGGTGATGTAAATGCTATAGAGATTTACCAACTCCGCAAAGATTTGAATGCTATTAGTCGGGGTAATACACCTCTCGGTTGA